One window of the Sebastes umbrosus isolate fSebUmb1 chromosome 1, fSebUmb1.pri, whole genome shotgun sequence genome contains the following:
- the znf740a gene encoding gastrula zinc finger protein XlCGF57.1 isoform X35: protein MSHLPSSSVRDHMKWAGLLGCEAVLSSMALMQASSMAAPPKKMMAPLGHGPPQREAPDRAPQSHMILPSGMSCPPLVRTHFGNLIRKEGEFQAPRLLDEKEMRANEDMQQKKKNRKSVTPCKVREQEGRGGKGTGGDENGPSSKVQKNFICDHCYGAFRSGYHLKRHILIHTGEKPYACAVCDMRFIQRYHLERHSLIHTGVKPYACSMCDMRFFQRYHLERHRLTHTGISRVKPYACSMCDMRFFQRYHLARHSLTHTGVKPYACSMCDMRFFQRYHLARHSLTHTGRGVKPYACSMCDMRFFQRYHLARHTLTHTGVKPYACSMCDMRFFQRYHLARHSLTHTGVKPYACTMCDMRFIQRYQLERHSLTHTGVKPYACTMCDKRFFQRYHLARHSLTHMGVKPYACTMCDMKFFQRYHLARHSLTHTGVKPYACTMCDKRFFQRYHLARHSLTHMGVKPYACTMCDKRFFQRYHLARHSLTHMGEKPFACDMCDMRFIQRYHLERHKRVHSGEKPYQCERCQQNFSRTDRLLRHRRLCQGRGVAKVENQPCCEPRPYPQEPPPAPPTWSPLHPPPGRLAV from the exons ATGTCACATCTGCCCAGCAGCTCAGTCCGCGACCATATGAAATGG GCGGGGCTGCTTGGCTGCGAGGCTGTCCTCTCCAGCATGGCCCTGATGCAGGCCagctccatggctgctccgccCAAAAAAATGATGGCTCCACTTGGCCATGGACCACCGCAGAGAGAGGCACCTGACCGTGCTCCCCAGAGCCATATGATCCTCCCGTCTGGAATGAGCTGTCCGCCCCTGGTTAGGACCCACTTCGGAAAT CTTATCCGGAAGGAAGGTGAATTCCAAGCTCCCCGCCTGCTGGATGAGAAGGAGATGAGGGCCAACGAGgacatgcagcagaaaaaaaagaacaggaaATCAGTAACGCCCTGCAAAGTGAGAGAACAAGAAGGAAGGGGAGGGAAG GGCACAGGTGGAGATGAGAATGGTCCATCATCCAAAGTGCAGAAAAACTTTATTTGTGATCACTGTTACGGAGCTTTTAGGAGTGGATACCACCTGAAGAGACATATCCTCATTCATACAG GGGAGAAGCCGTATGCTTGTGCCGTATGTGACATGAGGTTTATTCAGCGTTACCACCTGGAGAGACACAGCCTCATTCACACGG gGGTGAAGCCGTACGCTTGTTCCATGTGTGACATGAGGTTTTTCCAGCGTTACCACCTGGAGAGACACAGACTCACTCATACGGGTATTTCAA GGGTGAAGCCGTACGCTTGCTCCATGTGTGACATGAGGTTCTTCCAACGTTACCATCTGGCAAGACACAGCCTCACTCATACTG GGGTGAAGCCATACGCTTGCTCCATGTGTGACATGAGGTTTTTCCAACGCTACCACTTGGCAAGACACAGCCTCACTCACACGGGTAGGG GGGTGAAGCCATATGCTTGCTCCATGTGTGACATGAGGTTTTTCCAGAGATACCACCTGGCAAGACACACTCTCACCCATACGG GGGTGAAGCCGTACGCTTGCTCCATGTGTGACATGAGGTTCTTCCAGCGTTACCATTTGGCAAGACACAGCCTCACTCATACTG GAGTGAAGCCGTACGCTTGTACCATGTGTGACATGCGGTTTATACAACGTTACCAACTGGAGAGACACAGTCTTACTCATACGG gggtgAAGCCGTACGCTTGCACCATGTGTGACAAGAGGTTTTTTCAGCGCTACCACCTGGCGAGACACAGCCTCACTCATATGG GTGTGAAACCTTATGCTTGCACCATGTGTGACATGAAGTTTTTTCAGCGTTACCACCTGGCAAGACACAGCCTCACTCATACGG GTGTGAAACCTTATGCTTGCACCATGTGTGACAAGAGGTTTTTTCAGCGCTACCACCTGGCGAGACACAGCCTCACTCATATGG GTGTGAAACCTTATGCTTGCACCATGTGTGACAAGAGGTTTTTTCAGCGCTACCACCTGGCGAGACACAGCCTCACTCATATGG GAGAGAAGCCATTTGCTTGTGACATGTGTGATATGAGGTTTATCCAGCGCTACCACCTTGAGAGACACAAGCGTGTCCATAGTGGGGAGAAGCCTTACCAGTGTGAACGGTGCCAGCAG AACTTTTCAAGGACAGACCGGCTGTTGCGACATCGGCGGTTGTGCCAGGGTCGCGGCGTAGCCAAAGTAGAGAACCAGCCATGCTGCGAACCACGCCCATACCCCCAAGAACCCCCACCCGCACCCCCAACCTGGAGTCCCCTGCACCCCCCTCCAGGACGACTGGCGGTCTGA
- the znf740a gene encoding gastrula zinc finger protein XlCGF58.1 isoform X16: MSHLPSSSVRDHMKWAGLLGCEAVLSSMALMQASSMAAPPKKMMAPLGHGPPQREAPDRAPQSHMILPSGMSCPPLVRTHFGNLIRKEGEFQAPRLLDEKEMRANEDMQQKKKNRKSVTPCKVREQEGRGGKGTGGDENGPSSKVQKNFICDHCYGAFRSGYHLKRHILIHTGVKPYACSMCDMRFFQRYHLERHRLTHTGVKPYACSMCDMRFFQRYHLARHSLTHTGVKPYACSMCDMRFFQRYHLARHSLTHTGRGVKPYACSMCDMRFFQRYHLARHTLTHTGVKPYACSMCDMRFFQRYHLARHSLTHTGVKPYACTMCDMRFIQRYQLERHSLTHTGVKPYACTMCDKRFFQRYHLARHSLTHMGVKPYACTMCDMKFFQRYHLARHSLTHTGVKPYACTMCDKRFFQRYHLARHSLTHMGVKPFACTMCDMRFVQRYHLARHSLTHTGVKPYACTMCDKRFFQRYHLARHSLTHMGVKPFACTMCDMRFVQRYHLARHSLTHTGVKPYACSMCDMRFIQRNHLERHSLTHTGEKPFACDMCDMRFIQRYHLERHKRVHSGEKPYQCERCQQNFSRTDRLLRHRRLCQGRGVAKVENQPCCEPRPYPQEPPPAPPTWSPLHPPPGRLAV; the protein is encoded by the exons ATGTCACATCTGCCCAGCAGCTCAGTCCGCGACCATATGAAATGG GCGGGGCTGCTTGGCTGCGAGGCTGTCCTCTCCAGCATGGCCCTGATGCAGGCCagctccatggctgctccgccCAAAAAAATGATGGCTCCACTTGGCCATGGACCACCGCAGAGAGAGGCACCTGACCGTGCTCCCCAGAGCCATATGATCCTCCCGTCTGGAATGAGCTGTCCGCCCCTGGTTAGGACCCACTTCGGAAAT CTTATCCGGAAGGAAGGTGAATTCCAAGCTCCCCGCCTGCTGGATGAGAAGGAGATGAGGGCCAACGAGgacatgcagcagaaaaaaaagaacaggaaATCAGTAACGCCCTGCAAAGTGAGAGAACAAGAAGGAAGGGGAGGGAAG GGCACAGGTGGAGATGAGAATGGTCCATCATCCAAAGTGCAGAAAAACTTTATTTGTGATCACTGTTACGGAGCTTTTAGGAGTGGATACCACCTGAAGAGACATATCCTCATTCATACAG gGGTGAAGCCGTACGCTTGTTCCATGTGTGACATGAGGTTTTTCCAGCGTTACCACCTGGAGAGACACAGACTCACTCATACGG GGGTGAAGCCGTACGCTTGCTCCATGTGTGACATGAGGTTCTTCCAACGTTACCATCTGGCAAGACACAGCCTCACTCATACTG GGGTGAAGCCATACGCTTGCTCCATGTGTGACATGAGGTTTTTCCAACGCTACCACTTGGCAAGACACAGCCTCACTCACACGGGTAGGG GGGTGAAGCCATATGCTTGCTCCATGTGTGACATGAGGTTTTTCCAGAGATACCACCTGGCAAGACACACTCTCACCCATACGG GGGTGAAGCCGTACGCTTGCTCCATGTGTGACATGAGGTTCTTCCAGCGTTACCATTTGGCAAGACACAGCCTCACTCATACTG GAGTGAAGCCGTACGCTTGTACCATGTGTGACATGCGGTTTATACAACGTTACCAACTGGAGAGACACAGTCTTACTCATACGG gggtgAAGCCGTACGCTTGCACCATGTGTGACAAGAGGTTTTTTCAGCGCTACCACCTGGCGAGACACAGCCTCACTCATATGG GTGTGAAACCTTATGCTTGCACCATGTGTGACATGAAGTTTTTTCAGCGTTACCACCTGGCAAGACACAGCCTCACTCATACGG GTGTGAAACCTTATGCTTGCACCATGTGTGACAAGAGGTTTTTTCAGCGCTACCACCTGGCGAGACACAGCCTCACTCATATGG GTGTGAAACCTTTTGCTTGTACCATGTGTGACATGAGGTTTGTTCAGCGTTACCACCTGGCGAGACACAGCCTCACTCATACGG GTGTGAAACCTTATGCTTGCACCATGTGTGACAAGAGGTTTTTTCAGCGCTACCACCTGGCGAGACACAGCCTCACTCATATGG GTGTGAAACCTTTTGCTTGTACCATGTGTGACATGAGGTTTGTTCAGCGTTACCACCTGGCGAGACACAGCCTCACTCATACGG gGGTGAAGCCGTATGCTTGTTCCATGTGTGACATGAGGTTTATTCAGCGTAACCACCTGGAGAGACACAGCCTCACTCATACGG GAGAGAAGCCATTTGCTTGTGACATGTGTGATATGAGGTTTATCCAGCGCTACCACCTTGAGAGACACAAGCGTGTCCATAGTGGGGAGAAGCCTTACCAGTGTGAACGGTGCCAGCAG AACTTTTCAAGGACAGACCGGCTGTTGCGACATCGGCGGTTGTGCCAGGGTCGCGGCGTAGCCAAAGTAGAGAACCAGCCATGCTGCGAACCACGCCCATACCCCCAAGAACCCCCACCCGCACCCCCAACCTGGAGTCCCCTGCACCCCCCTCCAGGACGACTGGCGGTCTGA
- the znf740a gene encoding gastrula zinc finger protein XlCGF58.1 isoform X2: MSHLPSSSVRDHMKWAGLLGCEAVLSSMALMQASSMAAPPKKMMAPLGHGPPQREAPDRAPQSHMILPSGMSCPPLVRTHFGNLIRKEGEFQAPRLLDEKEMRANEDMQQKKKNRKSVTPCKVREQEGRGGKGTGGDENGPSSKVQKNFICDHCYGAFRSGYHLKRHILIHTGEKPYACAVCDMRFIQRYHLERHSLIHTGVKPYACSMCDMRFFQRYHLERHRLTHTGISRVKPYACSMCDMRFFQRYHLARHSLTHTGVKPYACSMCDMRFFQRYHLARHSLTHTGVKPYACSMCDMRFFQRYHLARHTLTHTGVKPYACSMCDMRFFQRYHLARHSLTHTGVKPYACTMCDMRFIQRYQLERHSLTHTGVKPYACTMCDKRFFQRYHLARHSLTHMGVKPYACTMCDMKFFQRYHLARHSLTHTGVKPYACTMCDKRFFQRYHLARHSLTHMGVKPFACTMCDMRFVQRYHLARHSLTHTGVKPYACTMCDKRFFQRYHLARHSLTHMGVKPFACTMCDMRFVQRYHLARHSLTHTGVKPYACSMCDMRFIQRNHLERHSLTHTGEKPFACDMCDMRFIQRYHLERHKRVHSGEKPYQCERCQQNFSRTDRLLRHRRLCQGRGVAKVENQPCCEPRPYPQEPPPAPPTWSPLHPPPGRLAV; the protein is encoded by the exons ATGTCACATCTGCCCAGCAGCTCAGTCCGCGACCATATGAAATGG GCGGGGCTGCTTGGCTGCGAGGCTGTCCTCTCCAGCATGGCCCTGATGCAGGCCagctccatggctgctccgccCAAAAAAATGATGGCTCCACTTGGCCATGGACCACCGCAGAGAGAGGCACCTGACCGTGCTCCCCAGAGCCATATGATCCTCCCGTCTGGAATGAGCTGTCCGCCCCTGGTTAGGACCCACTTCGGAAAT CTTATCCGGAAGGAAGGTGAATTCCAAGCTCCCCGCCTGCTGGATGAGAAGGAGATGAGGGCCAACGAGgacatgcagcagaaaaaaaagaacaggaaATCAGTAACGCCCTGCAAAGTGAGAGAACAAGAAGGAAGGGGAGGGAAG GGCACAGGTGGAGATGAGAATGGTCCATCATCCAAAGTGCAGAAAAACTTTATTTGTGATCACTGTTACGGAGCTTTTAGGAGTGGATACCACCTGAAGAGACATATCCTCATTCATACAG GGGAGAAGCCGTATGCTTGTGCCGTATGTGACATGAGGTTTATTCAGCGTTACCACCTGGAGAGACACAGCCTCATTCACACGG gGGTGAAGCCGTACGCTTGTTCCATGTGTGACATGAGGTTTTTCCAGCGTTACCACCTGGAGAGACACAGACTCACTCATACGGGTATTTCAA GGGTGAAGCCGTACGCTTGCTCCATGTGTGACATGAGGTTCTTCCAACGTTACCATCTGGCAAGACACAGCCTCACTCATACTG GGGTGAAGCCATACGCTTGCTCCATGTGTGACATGAGGTTTTTCCAACGCTACCACTTGGCAAGACACAGCCTCACTCACACGG GGGTGAAGCCATATGCTTGCTCCATGTGTGACATGAGGTTTTTCCAGAGATACCACCTGGCAAGACACACTCTCACCCATACGG GGGTGAAGCCGTACGCTTGCTCCATGTGTGACATGAGGTTCTTCCAGCGTTACCATTTGGCAAGACACAGCCTCACTCATACTG GAGTGAAGCCGTACGCTTGTACCATGTGTGACATGCGGTTTATACAACGTTACCAACTGGAGAGACACAGTCTTACTCATACGG gggtgAAGCCGTACGCTTGCACCATGTGTGACAAGAGGTTTTTTCAGCGCTACCACCTGGCGAGACACAGCCTCACTCATATGG GTGTGAAACCTTATGCTTGCACCATGTGTGACATGAAGTTTTTTCAGCGTTACCACCTGGCAAGACACAGCCTCACTCATACGG GTGTGAAACCTTATGCTTGCACCATGTGTGACAAGAGGTTTTTTCAGCGCTACCACCTGGCGAGACACAGCCTCACTCATATGG GTGTGAAACCTTTTGCTTGTACCATGTGTGACATGAGGTTTGTTCAGCGTTACCACCTGGCGAGACACAGCCTCACTCATACGG GTGTGAAACCTTATGCTTGCACCATGTGTGACAAGAGGTTTTTTCAGCGCTACCACCTGGCGAGACACAGCCTCACTCATATGG GTGTGAAACCTTTTGCTTGTACCATGTGTGACATGAGGTTTGTTCAGCGTTACCACCTGGCGAGACACAGCCTCACTCATACGG gGGTGAAGCCGTATGCTTGTTCCATGTGTGACATGAGGTTTATTCAGCGTAACCACCTGGAGAGACACAGCCTCACTCATACGG GAGAGAAGCCATTTGCTTGTGACATGTGTGATATGAGGTTTATCCAGCGCTACCACCTTGAGAGACACAAGCGTGTCCATAGTGGGGAGAAGCCTTACCAGTGTGAACGGTGCCAGCAG AACTTTTCAAGGACAGACCGGCTGTTGCGACATCGGCGGTTGTGCCAGGGTCGCGGCGTAGCCAAAGTAGAGAACCAGCCATGCTGCGAACCACGCCCATACCCCCAAGAACCCCCACCCGCACCCCCAACCTGGAGTCCCCTGCACCCCCCTCCAGGACGACTGGCGGTCTGA
- the znf740a gene encoding gastrula zinc finger protein XlCGF57.1 isoform X9 yields MSHLPSSSVRDHMKWAGLLGCEAVLSSMALMQASSMAAPPKKMMAPLGHGPPQREAPDRAPQSHMILPSGMSCPPLVRTHFGNLIRKEGEFQAPRLLDEKEMRANEDMQQKKKNRKSVTPCKVREQEGRGGKGTGGDENGPSSKVQKNFICDHCYGAFRSGYHLKRHILIHTGEKPYACAVCDMRFIQRYHLERHSLIHTGVKPYACSMCDMRFFQRYHLERHRLTHTGISRVKPYACSMCDMRFFQRYHLARHSLTHTGVKPYACSMCDMRFFQRYHLARHSLTHTGRGVKPYACSMCDMRFFQRYHLARHTLTHTGVKPYACSMCDMRFFQRYHLARHSLTHTGVKPYACTMCDMRFIQRYQLERHSLTHTGVKPYACTMCDKRFFQRYHLARHSLTHMGVKPYACTMCDKRFFQRYHLARHSLTHMGVKPFACTMCDMRFVQRYHLARHSLTHTGVKPYACTMCDKRFFQRYHLARHSLTHMGVKPFACTMCDMRFVQRYHLARHSLTHTGVKPYACSMCDMRFIQRNHLERHSLTHTGEKPFACDMCDMRFIQRYHLERHKRVHSGEKPYQCERCQQNFSRTDRLLRHRRLCQGRGVAKVENQPCCEPRPYPQEPPPAPPTWSPLHPPPGRLAV; encoded by the exons ATGTCACATCTGCCCAGCAGCTCAGTCCGCGACCATATGAAATGG GCGGGGCTGCTTGGCTGCGAGGCTGTCCTCTCCAGCATGGCCCTGATGCAGGCCagctccatggctgctccgccCAAAAAAATGATGGCTCCACTTGGCCATGGACCACCGCAGAGAGAGGCACCTGACCGTGCTCCCCAGAGCCATATGATCCTCCCGTCTGGAATGAGCTGTCCGCCCCTGGTTAGGACCCACTTCGGAAAT CTTATCCGGAAGGAAGGTGAATTCCAAGCTCCCCGCCTGCTGGATGAGAAGGAGATGAGGGCCAACGAGgacatgcagcagaaaaaaaagaacaggaaATCAGTAACGCCCTGCAAAGTGAGAGAACAAGAAGGAAGGGGAGGGAAG GGCACAGGTGGAGATGAGAATGGTCCATCATCCAAAGTGCAGAAAAACTTTATTTGTGATCACTGTTACGGAGCTTTTAGGAGTGGATACCACCTGAAGAGACATATCCTCATTCATACAG GGGAGAAGCCGTATGCTTGTGCCGTATGTGACATGAGGTTTATTCAGCGTTACCACCTGGAGAGACACAGCCTCATTCACACGG gGGTGAAGCCGTACGCTTGTTCCATGTGTGACATGAGGTTTTTCCAGCGTTACCACCTGGAGAGACACAGACTCACTCATACGGGTATTTCAA GGGTGAAGCCGTACGCTTGCTCCATGTGTGACATGAGGTTCTTCCAACGTTACCATCTGGCAAGACACAGCCTCACTCATACTG GGGTGAAGCCATACGCTTGCTCCATGTGTGACATGAGGTTTTTCCAACGCTACCACTTGGCAAGACACAGCCTCACTCACACGGGTAGGG GGGTGAAGCCATATGCTTGCTCCATGTGTGACATGAGGTTTTTCCAGAGATACCACCTGGCAAGACACACTCTCACCCATACGG GGGTGAAGCCGTACGCTTGCTCCATGTGTGACATGAGGTTCTTCCAGCGTTACCATTTGGCAAGACACAGCCTCACTCATACTG GAGTGAAGCCGTACGCTTGTACCATGTGTGACATGCGGTTTATACAACGTTACCAACTGGAGAGACACAGTCTTACTCATACGG gggtgAAGCCGTACGCTTGCACCATGTGTGACAAGAGGTTTTTTCAGCGCTACCACCTGGCGAGACACAGCCTCACTCATATGG GTGTGAAACCTTATGCTTGCACCATGTGTGACAAGAGGTTTTTTCAGCGCTACCACCTGGCGAGACACAGCCTCACTCATATGG GTGTGAAACCTTTTGCTTGTACCATGTGTGACATGAGGTTTGTTCAGCGTTACCACCTGGCGAGACACAGCCTCACTCATACGG GTGTGAAACCTTATGCTTGCACCATGTGTGACAAGAGGTTTTTTCAGCGCTACCACCTGGCGAGACACAGCCTCACTCATATGG GTGTGAAACCTTTTGCTTGTACCATGTGTGACATGAGGTTTGTTCAGCGTTACCACCTGGCGAGACACAGCCTCACTCATACGG gGGTGAAGCCGTATGCTTGTTCCATGTGTGACATGAGGTTTATTCAGCGTAACCACCTGGAGAGACACAGCCTCACTCATACGG GAGAGAAGCCATTTGCTTGTGACATGTGTGATATGAGGTTTATCCAGCGCTACCACCTTGAGAGACACAAGCGTGTCCATAGTGGGGAGAAGCCTTACCAGTGTGAACGGTGCCAGCAG AACTTTTCAAGGACAGACCGGCTGTTGCGACATCGGCGGTTGTGCCAGGGTCGCGGCGTAGCCAAAGTAGAGAACCAGCCATGCTGCGAACCACGCCCATACCCCCAAGAACCCCCACCCGCACCCCCAACCTGGAGTCCCCTGCACCCCCCTCCAGGACGACTGGCGGTCTGA
- the znf740a gene encoding gastrula zinc finger protein XlCGF57.1 isoform X19: MSHLPSSSVRDHMKWAGLLGCEAVLSSMALMQASSMAAPPKKMMAPLGHGPPQREAPDRAPQSHMILPSGMSCPPLVRTHFGNLIRKEGEFQAPRLLDEKEMRANEDMQQKKKNRKSVTPCKVREQEGRGGKGTGGDENGPSSKVQKNFICDHCYGAFRSGYHLKRHILIHTGEKPYACAVCDMRFIQRYHLERHSLIHTGVKPYACSMCDMRFFQRYHLERHRLTHTGVKPYACSMCDMRFFQRYHLARHSLTHTGVKPYACSMCDMRFFQRYHLARHTLTHTGVKPYACSMCDMRFFQRYHLARHSLTHTGVKPYACTMCDMRFIQRYQLERHSLTHTGVKPYACTMCDKRFFQRYHLARHSLTHMGVKPYACTMCDMKFFQRYHLARHSLTHTGVKPYACTMCDKRFFQRYHLARHSLTHMGVKPFACTMCDMRFVQRYHLARHSLTHTGVKPYACTMCDKRFFQRYHLARHSLTHMGVKPFACTMCDMRFVQRYHLARHSLTHTGVKPYACSMCDMRFIQRNHLERHSLTHTGEKPFACDMCDMRFIQRYHLERHKRVHSGEKPYQCERCQQNFSRTDRLLRHRRLCQGRGVAKVENQPCCEPRPYPQEPPPAPPTWSPLHPPPGRLAV, encoded by the exons ATGTCACATCTGCCCAGCAGCTCAGTCCGCGACCATATGAAATGG GCGGGGCTGCTTGGCTGCGAGGCTGTCCTCTCCAGCATGGCCCTGATGCAGGCCagctccatggctgctccgccCAAAAAAATGATGGCTCCACTTGGCCATGGACCACCGCAGAGAGAGGCACCTGACCGTGCTCCCCAGAGCCATATGATCCTCCCGTCTGGAATGAGCTGTCCGCCCCTGGTTAGGACCCACTTCGGAAAT CTTATCCGGAAGGAAGGTGAATTCCAAGCTCCCCGCCTGCTGGATGAGAAGGAGATGAGGGCCAACGAGgacatgcagcagaaaaaaaagaacaggaaATCAGTAACGCCCTGCAAAGTGAGAGAACAAGAAGGAAGGGGAGGGAAG GGCACAGGTGGAGATGAGAATGGTCCATCATCCAAAGTGCAGAAAAACTTTATTTGTGATCACTGTTACGGAGCTTTTAGGAGTGGATACCACCTGAAGAGACATATCCTCATTCATACAG GGGAGAAGCCGTATGCTTGTGCCGTATGTGACATGAGGTTTATTCAGCGTTACCACCTGGAGAGACACAGCCTCATTCACACGG gGGTGAAGCCGTACGCTTGTTCCATGTGTGACATGAGGTTTTTCCAGCGTTACCACCTGGAGAGACACAGACTCACTCATACGG GGGTGAAGCCATACGCTTGCTCCATGTGTGACATGAGGTTTTTCCAACGCTACCACTTGGCAAGACACAGCCTCACTCACACGG GGGTGAAGCCATATGCTTGCTCCATGTGTGACATGAGGTTTTTCCAGAGATACCACCTGGCAAGACACACTCTCACCCATACGG GGGTGAAGCCGTACGCTTGCTCCATGTGTGACATGAGGTTCTTCCAGCGTTACCATTTGGCAAGACACAGCCTCACTCATACTG GAGTGAAGCCGTACGCTTGTACCATGTGTGACATGCGGTTTATACAACGTTACCAACTGGAGAGACACAGTCTTACTCATACGG gggtgAAGCCGTACGCTTGCACCATGTGTGACAAGAGGTTTTTTCAGCGCTACCACCTGGCGAGACACAGCCTCACTCATATGG GTGTGAAACCTTATGCTTGCACCATGTGTGACATGAAGTTTTTTCAGCGTTACCACCTGGCAAGACACAGCCTCACTCATACGG GTGTGAAACCTTATGCTTGCACCATGTGTGACAAGAGGTTTTTTCAGCGCTACCACCTGGCGAGACACAGCCTCACTCATATGG GTGTGAAACCTTTTGCTTGTACCATGTGTGACATGAGGTTTGTTCAGCGTTACCACCTGGCGAGACACAGCCTCACTCATACGG GTGTGAAACCTTATGCTTGCACCATGTGTGACAAGAGGTTTTTTCAGCGCTACCACCTGGCGAGACACAGCCTCACTCATATGG GTGTGAAACCTTTTGCTTGTACCATGTGTGACATGAGGTTTGTTCAGCGTTACCACCTGGCGAGACACAGCCTCACTCATACGG gGGTGAAGCCGTATGCTTGTTCCATGTGTGACATGAGGTTTATTCAGCGTAACCACCTGGAGAGACACAGCCTCACTCATACGG GAGAGAAGCCATTTGCTTGTGACATGTGTGATATGAGGTTTATCCAGCGCTACCACCTTGAGAGACACAAGCGTGTCCATAGTGGGGAGAAGCCTTACCAGTGTGAACGGTGCCAGCAG AACTTTTCAAGGACAGACCGGCTGTTGCGACATCGGCGGTTGTGCCAGGGTCGCGGCGTAGCCAAAGTAGAGAACCAGCCATGCTGCGAACCACGCCCATACCCCCAAGAACCCCCACCCGCACCCCCAACCTGGAGTCCCCTGCACCCCCCTCCAGGACGACTGGCGGTCTGA